Proteins found in one Paenibacillus sp. FSL R10-2782 genomic segment:
- a CDS encoding ankyrin repeat domain-containing protein translates to MSHQARTAIQDSDGHTCLHMAAYHHDQPEIIRLLMEKPLERGFIQKTARSPR, encoded by the coding sequence GTGTCCCACCAGGCCAGAACCGCCATTCAGGATAGCGATGGTCATACTTGTCTGCATATGGCTGCATATCATCACGATCAACCGGAAATCATTCGCCTGTTAATGGAGAAACCTCTTGAACGAGGATTCATACAAAAAACAGCCAGATCGCCAAGGTAG
- a CDS encoding alpha/beta hydrolase: MNILKVNGINLAYDSFGNENDEAIILIAGLGTQMIRWTVSFCRILAARGFRVIRFDNRDVGCSTHFSHYQTLDFDALATALMSGQRPDIPYTLDDMSNDAIELLNALSIDQAHFVGRSMGGMIAQIAASEYPERVLSLTSIMSSSGNAALPQSSPEVMAMMTTPAPNPFENEAGFLTHSLAFAKRIAGTGYPFEEDAYRALILEEVQRAYDPGSVGRQIAAIAVSGDRRPRLATIKVPALVIHGVDDPLFVPACGEDTASAIPGAELMLVDGMGHDLPHQLYKVIADGIERTARRN; this comes from the coding sequence ATGAACATCCTGAAAGTAAACGGCATCAATTTGGCCTATGACAGTTTCGGTAACGAAAATGACGAGGCTATTATCCTAATCGCCGGGCTTGGAACCCAGATGATCCGATGGACGGTTTCGTTTTGTCGGATATTAGCAGCGCGGGGCTTTCGCGTGATTCGCTTTGACAATCGCGACGTAGGTTGCTCGACGCACTTTAGCCATTATCAGACGCTAGATTTTGACGCACTGGCGACTGCTCTCATGTCGGGACAGCGACCGGACATCCCTTACACTCTCGATGACATGTCCAACGACGCTATCGAACTGCTAAACGCCCTTTCAATTGACCAGGCACATTTCGTTGGCAGGTCGATGGGCGGAATGATCGCCCAGATTGCAGCCAGTGAATACCCTGAACGGGTTTTATCACTCACTTCCATCATGTCCAGTTCCGGTAATGCTGCCCTTCCGCAATCTTCCCCGGAAGTCATGGCGATGATGACTACACCGGCGCCGAACCCATTTGAGAATGAAGCAGGATTTTTGACGCACAGCCTCGCTTTTGCCAAACGCATCGCCGGCACCGGCTATCCGTTTGAAGAGGACGCTTATCGGGCGCTCATTCTGGAGGAAGTCCAGCGAGCCTACGATCCAGGCAGTGTCGGACGACAAATTGCTGCGATCGCTGTCTCCGGTGACCGACGTCCGCGGCTGGCGACCATAAAAGTACCAGCACTTGTCATTCATGGGGTGGACGATCCCCTGTTCGTCCCAGCATGTGGCGAGGACACGGCTTCTGCCATCCCGGGCGCCGAGCTAATGTTGGTTGACGGCATGGGACACGATCTGCCGCACCAACTGTACAAAGTAATCGCTGATGGCATAGAGCGAACAGCTCGTCGCAATTAA
- a CDS encoding DUF1330 domain-containing protein — protein sequence MKEFESIRYIEPSQRAGMRFMQRGIEGSIVMLNLLRFRDVADYTANPELTPEVPISGAEAFNRYIEHTLPFLRESGGEVLFLGDGGEFLIGPEDERWDLVMLIRQSSAQSFLAFSSHQDYLAGIGHRTAAVEDSRLLPMTEFPISN from the coding sequence ATGAAAGAGTTTGAATCTATTCGTTACATCGAACCATCGCAACGCGCTGGCATGAGGTTTATGCAACGAGGCATTGAGGGCAGCATCGTCATGTTGAACCTGCTGCGTTTTCGTGATGTTGCCGATTACACAGCCAATCCCGAACTAACACCGGAGGTCCCAATCAGCGGTGCCGAAGCTTTCAACCGCTACATTGAGCACACCCTCCCATTTCTCCGTGAAAGCGGAGGTGAAGTGCTGTTTCTTGGCGATGGCGGAGAGTTTCTTATCGGACCCGAAGACGAAAGATGGGATCTTGTTATGCTGATCCGCCAGAGCAGCGCGCAGTCTTTTCTTGCTTTTTCAAGTCATCAAGACTACCTGGCTGGTATCGGGCATCGGACTGCAGCGGTCGAAGATTCACGCCTTCTGCCTATGACAGAATTTCCGATATCGAATTAA
- a CDS encoding DUF2239 family protein → MSNALTHFYCTAFLGVGVVASGSLQHVVTTVKDALDDRDLTQLLIFDDSTGKPIDVDFREKTDDVLKRLGEQLGDLPGTEVNHQPIRRVGRPKLGVVSGEVTLLPRHWEWLKSQPGGASVTLRKLIDEARRAGEKQSNIRESQEATYNFMTAMAGNFHQYEEALRALYAGDLGRFYHFIDDWAPDIRNHVKKLSANAFPEGNL, encoded by the coding sequence ATGAGTAATGCCCTAACGCACTTTTACTGCACGGCATTTTTGGGTGTGGGAGTCGTCGCCAGTGGTTCGTTACAGCACGTTGTTACTACAGTGAAGGATGCTCTGGATGACAGAGACCTCACACAGTTGCTTATATTTGACGATTCCACAGGGAAGCCAATAGATGTTGATTTTCGTGAGAAGACAGATGATGTGCTCAAACGATTAGGAGAACAGTTAGGTGACCTACCCGGTACGGAAGTGAATCACCAGCCTATACGGCGGGTCGGTCGACCCAAGCTGGGGGTTGTATCCGGTGAGGTTACGTTATTGCCACGGCATTGGGAATGGCTCAAGAGTCAACCTGGAGGGGCGTCGGTAACATTACGAAAACTCATTGATGAGGCTCGCCGTGCTGGAGAAAAACAGAGCAATATCCGAGAGTCACAAGAAGCAACATATAACTTCATGACAGCTATGGCCGGGAACTTCCATCAATACGAAGAAGCTCTGCGGGCACTGTATGCTGGTGATTTGGGTCGTTTTTACCACTTCATTGATGACTGGGCACCTGATATCAGAAACCATGTCAAAAAATTATCCGCTAATGCATTCCCTGAAGGGAACTTATGA
- the nrdF gene encoding class 1b ribonucleoside-diphosphate reductase subunit beta has product MTGIQAVNWNRSDDDFTLMFWNQNIMQFWTDDEIPLSDDKMSWVTLSDIEKEAYMKVLGGLTLLDTIQGGVGMPQIMEHVDGLQRKAVLSFMAMMEQIHAKSYSSIFTTLASTEEIDDIFRWVEENPYLQTKAETIRQYYLNIHAPKDLYLAMAASVLLESYLFYSGFFYPLYLAGQGKMTCSGEIIDLILRDESIHGVYVGVLAQEIYAELDEEEQRDLYQTLVGLLRYLHNNEEQYTEQIYAPIGLVDDVKVFLRYNANKAMMNLGFDPLFEEEEVNPIVINGISTHTKQHDFFSKKGNGYVRAMNVEPLTDDDFNFGV; this is encoded by the coding sequence ATGACAGGTATACAAGCTGTAAACTGGAATCGCTCGGACGATGATTTTACACTGATGTTCTGGAATCAGAACATTATGCAATTTTGGACGGATGATGAAATTCCGCTGTCCGACGATAAAATGAGTTGGGTAACCCTCAGTGATATTGAAAAAGAAGCCTATATGAAAGTATTAGGCGGCTTAACGTTGCTGGATACGATTCAAGGCGGCGTAGGTATGCCGCAAATTATGGAGCATGTGGACGGGCTGCAACGCAAAGCTGTACTAAGCTTTATGGCGATGATGGAGCAAATTCATGCGAAGTCGTACAGCAGCATTTTTACAACCCTAGCTTCTACGGAAGAGATCGATGATATATTCCGTTGGGTAGAGGAAAATCCGTATCTTCAGACCAAGGCGGAAACCATTCGTCAGTATTATTTGAATATTCATGCACCAAAAGACTTGTATCTCGCTATGGCAGCGTCTGTGCTGTTAGAAAGCTATTTATTTTATAGCGGCTTCTTCTATCCTCTCTATCTGGCGGGTCAGGGCAAGATGACATGCAGCGGAGAAATTATCGACTTGATTTTACGGGACGAAAGTATTCACGGTGTTTATGTGGGTGTGCTGGCACAGGAGATTTATGCAGAGCTGGACGAGGAAGAGCAACGGGATCTGTACCAGACGCTGGTAGGGTTGCTGCGCTACTTGCACAATAACGAGGAACAATACACCGAGCAAATTTATGCTCCCATCGGGCTGGTGGACGATGTCAAAGTCTTTTTACGCTACAACGCCAATAAGGCTATGATGAACCTGGGCTTTGATCCACTGTTTGAAGAAGAAGAAGTCAATCCAATTGTAATCAACGGCATCAGCACTCACACCAAGCAGCATGATTTCTTTTCTAAAAAAGGAAACGGCTACGTGCGTGCAATGAATGTGGAGCCGCTGACTGATGATGATTTTAATTTTGGAGTGTAG
- the nrdE gene encoding class 1b ribonucleoside-diphosphate reductase subunit alpha → MRHIELNNMLMKRDTDGFFQLEKDQEAVDEFMKEVEERSLKFADTAAQVLYMIENDYYENFYSSYTSDEIKDIFHITHSYHFKFPSYMAASKFYTDYAVKSNDRKVYLEHYPDRVAVVALHLGRGNADTARLLSRSMMEQRLQPATPTFLNAGKSRRGELVSCFLLEMDDSLNSINYVLNTCMQLSKIGGGVAVNLSKLRSRGEAIKGVEGAAKGIMPVLKLMEDGFSYADQMGQRKGSGAAYYNIFGWDVLEFLDSKKINADERVRLKTLSIGLIVPNRFYKLAQDNEPLHVFAPYSVYKAYGTHLDDMDLDEMYDTLLADDRVKKKVAMSARDMLTKIAMIQLESGYPYMMNKSNANQAHALKNVGQVKMSNLCTEIFQLQETSEITNYGQQDTIRRDISCNLASLNIVNVMEHGKIRESVHEGMIALTSVSDMTQVANAPGVAKANREMHSVGLGVMNLHGYLAKNKIAYESNEAKDFVRTFFMTMNYHSLEKSMEIAQAAGQSFYGFEESDYATGVYFDRYLNTDYRPTTERVQELFGGIYIPSPEDWDKLKADVQKNGLYHAYRMAIAPTASISYIQNATSSVMPIVEQIETRTYANSTTYYPMPYLQRDNVFFYKSAYQMDQFKVLDLIAEIQPHVDQGISTVLHVNSDVTTRQLARCYLYAAHKGLKSLYYTRTKKLSVEECLTCSV, encoded by the coding sequence TTGCGGCATATTGAACTGAACAACATGTTGATGAAACGCGATACAGATGGCTTTTTCCAATTGGAAAAGGACCAAGAGGCTGTAGACGAATTTATGAAGGAAGTCGAAGAACGGAGCTTGAAGTTTGCAGATACAGCGGCTCAAGTGCTCTACATGATTGAGAATGATTATTACGAAAATTTCTATAGTAGCTATACATCTGACGAAATTAAGGATATTTTCCATATCACTCATAGTTATCATTTTAAATTCCCTTCCTATATGGCAGCATCCAAGTTTTATACGGATTATGCAGTGAAAAGCAATGACCGTAAGGTTTATCTGGAGCACTATCCTGACCGGGTGGCGGTCGTCGCCCTGCATTTGGGACGCGGTAACGCCGATACAGCGCGCTTGTTGTCCCGCTCGATGATGGAGCAGCGTCTCCAGCCGGCAACACCAACCTTCCTGAATGCAGGCAAAAGCCGTCGTGGGGAATTGGTATCCTGCTTCCTGCTCGAAATGGACGACTCTCTCAACTCGATCAACTACGTGCTGAACACTTGCATGCAGTTGTCCAAAATCGGCGGCGGTGTCGCGGTCAACCTGTCGAAACTGCGGTCACGTGGCGAAGCGATTAAAGGTGTGGAGGGCGCGGCTAAAGGCATTATGCCTGTGCTGAAACTGATGGAGGACGGCTTCTCCTACGCGGATCAGATGGGTCAACGTAAAGGTTCCGGCGCTGCATACTACAACATTTTCGGTTGGGATGTACTGGAGTTCCTGGATAGTAAAAAAATCAATGCCGACGAAAGAGTACGCCTCAAGACACTCTCCATCGGACTGATTGTTCCGAACCGCTTTTATAAGCTGGCTCAGGATAATGAGCCGCTGCATGTATTCGCTCCTTATAGTGTGTACAAGGCTTACGGTACGCATCTGGACGATATGGATCTGGATGAAATGTACGATACATTGCTCGCTGACGACCGGGTGAAGAAAAAGGTTGCGATGAGCGCGCGTGACATGTTGACCAAAATTGCCATGATCCAGCTGGAATCCGGCTATCCATACATGATGAACAAAAGTAACGCGAATCAAGCACATGCCCTTAAAAACGTAGGTCAGGTTAAAATGTCGAACCTGTGCACAGAAATTTTCCAATTACAGGAAACCTCTGAAATTACAAATTACGGCCAACAGGATACAATCCGTCGGGATATCAGCTGTAATCTGGCTTCTCTCAACATTGTAAATGTGATGGAGCATGGCAAAATCCGCGAATCCGTTCACGAGGGAATGATTGCCCTGACCTCGGTCAGCGATATGACTCAAGTCGCAAACGCGCCGGGTGTTGCCAAGGCAAACCGTGAGATGCATTCTGTCGGTCTGGGTGTCATGAACCTGCACGGCTACCTTGCCAAGAACAAAATTGCTTATGAAAGCAACGAAGCGAAGGATTTTGTCCGTACCTTCTTTATGACGATGAACTATCACTCGCTGGAGAAGAGCATGGAGATCGCGCAAGCGGCCGGACAAAGCTTTTATGGCTTTGAGGAATCGGATTACGCGACTGGGGTGTATTTTGACCGTTATCTGAACACCGATTACCGTCCGACAACGGAACGCGTACAAGAGCTATTTGGCGGTATTTATATTCCTTCTCCAGAGGATTGGGACAAGCTGAAAGCAGATGTGCAGAAGAACGGCCTGTATCACGCGTACCGTATGGCGATTGCGCCGACGGCCAGCATTTCATATATTCAAAATGCGACGTCCAGCGTAATGCCTATCGTGGAACAAATTGAAACACGTACCTATGCGAACTCGACGACCTATTATCCAATGCCTTACTTGCAAAGAGATAATGTGTTCTTTTATAAATCCGCGTATCAAATGGATCAATTCAAAGTGCTTGACCTGATTGCAGAAATTCAGCCTCACGTGGATCAAGGAATTTCAACCGTGCTTCATGTGAACAGTGACGTGACTACACGCCAATTGGCACGTTGCTATCTGTATGCTGCTCACAAAGGACTCAAATCGTTGTACTACACACGTACCAAAAAGCTGTCTGTAGAAGAGTGCCTCACCTGCTCGGTCTAA
- the nrdI gene encoding class Ib ribonucleoside-diphosphate reductase assembly flavoprotein NrdI, with product MLIAYDSKTGNVKRFIGKLKLPAVQIQEQMTIEEPYVLITYTTGFGQIPERVSSFLQKNAQNLVGVAASGNRNWGESFAKSADLISDHYNVPVISKFELSGTFGDVERFKQGVSRVAAY from the coding sequence ATGCTGATTGCCTATGATTCCAAGACCGGCAATGTAAAAAGATTTATCGGGAAGCTCAAGCTTCCGGCGGTCCAAATCCAGGAGCAAATGACTATAGAGGAACCATACGTACTCATTACATATACAACGGGGTTTGGACAGATACCTGAGAGGGTATCTTCCTTTTTGCAAAAAAATGCTCAAAACCTCGTGGGTGTAGCTGCCAGCGGCAACCGTAATTGGGGCGAGAGCTTTGCCAAAAGCGCGGATTTGATCTCCGACCATTACAACGTGCCTGTCATCAGTAAATTTGAATTATCCGGAACGTTCGGCGATGTAGAGCGTTTCAAACAGGGGGTGAGCCGAGTTGCGGCATATTGA
- a CDS encoding GNAT family protein, whose product MPHIIGERIVLREYRQEDIPEIRKWVNDPDITRGLSDVFTYPHSQTNSEAYVQMMIDGNSEIKGFVIAHKDTLDYIGQLDLFKINWLNRHATLGIVIGRDDNLGKGYGREAIRLLQKFVFHTLNLNRLELEVYAYNERAYRCYLACGFKEEGRLRQKLFREGQYYDIIQMGILRSEYKAAEQTTESR is encoded by the coding sequence ATGCCACATATTATTGGGGAACGCATCGTATTGAGGGAGTATCGTCAGGAGGATATACCGGAAATACGAAAATGGGTCAATGACCCGGATATTACACGCGGTTTGAGCGATGTTTTTACTTATCCTCATTCTCAGACGAATAGCGAAGCCTACGTACAGATGATGATCGATGGTAACTCCGAGATCAAGGGCTTTGTTATTGCACATAAAGACACACTGGACTATATTGGACAACTGGATTTATTTAAAATCAACTGGTTGAATCGGCACGCCACGCTCGGCATTGTGATTGGGCGCGATGATAACCTGGGCAAAGGCTACGGACGTGAAGCGATCCGGCTATTACAGAAATTTGTATTTCATACACTGAACCTGAATCGGCTGGAGCTGGAGGTCTATGCATACAACGAGCGTGCATATCGCTGCTATCTGGCCTGCGGCTTCAAGGAGGAAGGTCGGCTGCGGCAAAAGCTGTTCAGGGAAGGCCAATACTATGACATCATTCAAATGGGCATTTTACGAAGTGAGTATAAGGCTGCGGAGCAAACGACGGAATCTCGATAA
- a CDS encoding N-acyl homoserine lactonase family protein — protein MPNIIKPRPKLYVMDNGRMSMDKNWIIAMHNPATINNPNASTEFAEFPIYTVLIDHPEGKILFDTACNPNSMGREGRWAESTQLASPWVASEECYLHNRLEQLNVRPEEIRYVIASHLHLDHAGCLEMFTNATIIVHEDELNGALQSYARNVKEGAYVWADIDAWIKNHLQWKTIKRHQDNLELAEGIKVLNFGSGHAWGMIGLHIELPETGGIILASDAIYSAESYGPPVKPPGVIYDLLGYRDTVEKIRTLAARTNSQVWFGHDAIQFKQLRKSTEGYYE, from the coding sequence ATGCCAAATATTATTAAACCGCGGCCTAAACTGTATGTGATGGATAACGGACGAATGAGCATGGACAAGAACTGGATCATTGCGATGCATAACCCGGCTACGATTAACAATCCTAATGCGTCAACAGAATTCGCAGAATTCCCCATTTATACAGTATTGATCGACCATCCTGAGGGAAAGATTCTGTTTGATACAGCATGTAATCCGAACTCGATGGGCCGCGAAGGGCGTTGGGCCGAATCAACGCAATTGGCATCTCCTTGGGTGGCCAGTGAGGAATGTTACCTGCATAACCGGCTGGAGCAGTTGAACGTAAGACCCGAGGAAATTAGGTACGTCATTGCCTCTCATTTGCATTTGGACCACGCGGGGTGCCTGGAAATGTTCACGAACGCTACCATTATCGTACATGAGGATGAGTTGAACGGTGCGCTGCAGAGCTATGCCCGTAATGTAAAAGAAGGAGCTTATGTCTGGGCGGACATTGATGCATGGATCAAAAATCACTTGCAGTGGAAAACAATCAAACGCCATCAGGATAACCTGGAACTGGCTGAAGGCATCAAGGTCCTCAACTTTGGTAGCGGGCATGCTTGGGGGATGATAGGCTTGCATATTGAACTGCCGGAGACAGGGGGGATCATCCTCGCTTCGGATGCTATTTATTCAGCGGAAAGCTACGGTCCACCCGTCAAGCCGCCAGGCGTTATTTATGATCTGCTTGGTTACCGGGATACGGTGGAAAAAATCCGCACTCTGGCTGCACGGACGAATTCTCAAGTGTGGTTCGGTCATGATGCTATTCAATTCAAACAATTACGCAAATCAACCGAGGGATATTACGAATAA
- a CDS encoding helix-turn-helix domain-containing protein produces the protein MTSSITKKQPDITLAGCGYSRVLDIISNKWTALVIYALENGRIRYGDISRRVEGISKKMLTQTVRKLERDGLVQRHITPTVPATVEYSLTPLGETLLLPMKELRQWGRTNYSHVEEARVNYDLKYSK, from the coding sequence TTGACATCTTCAATCACCAAAAAACAACCCGACATCACGCTGGCGGGTTGTGGCTATAGCAGAGTTCTCGACATTATTTCCAACAAGTGGACGGCGCTCGTCATTTACGCATTGGAGAATGGGCGCATCAGATACGGGGATATTTCAAGAAGAGTCGAGGGCATCTCCAAAAAAATGCTGACACAAACGGTACGAAAGCTGGAGCGGGATGGGCTAGTCCAACGCCATATTACACCAACAGTACCTGCTACTGTGGAATATTCGCTAACCCCTTTAGGCGAAACCTTACTTCTACCGATGAAAGAATTAAGACAGTGGGGCAGAACGAATTATTCGCATGTAGAAGAGGCAAGAGTCAATTATGATCTGAAATACAGTAAGTGA
- a CDS encoding ABC transporter substrate-binding protein — protein MFKIRSVRQGSILLLALLLLVTTGCANGTGGTAENENPDDTSPVTLTFFGGDASSNWNNMKDAIGQEIIKKTGVTLNGEHAVNGRSEEKFALMAASGEYPDLVYPKNDVGKLVDAGALIDLTDLIDKYGPNIKKVYGDYFNRIKYSHDDPAIYTIPTNLGVDHIAFDAQAGFEIQHQALEKLGYPKIRTVQDFEKALKDYVALYPTTNGQPTIPLSLDAEDWKIQITVTNPAVTATGGPDDGEYYIDPKTRKAILHYKRPEEREYFRWLNHMYNEGLLDKDTFVQKSDQYKSKIAAGRVIGLIDQEWNYQDAENALKASGKDEFTYAHFPVTLSEKYKDHSLQPLGFDAAYGIGITTSCKNPVRAIKFLDFLASDEGQILRNWGIEGQHYNVENGKRVIPPDVQQRKNTDNSAFMRESGIGLYWIWGPHYGDGIKDPSGNYYTTNYPEMITENYSRAEKKSLQAYNARTWKDLFPNEKDFPVKEWGAAYNMPVPTNTNYNVIYQKSQDIVRKRIPEAVLAKPDQFDAIYDRMLQELDQAGVPKAEEIYTGLIQNRLKLWNAEK, from the coding sequence ATGTTCAAGATCAGGTCGGTACGACAAGGCTCCATCCTTCTCCTGGCTTTGTTGCTGCTCGTCACGACGGGCTGCGCAAACGGAACAGGCGGTACGGCAGAAAATGAAAATCCCGATGATACCAGTCCTGTTACACTTACTTTTTTTGGTGGTGACGCCAGCTCGAATTGGAATAACATGAAGGATGCAATTGGACAGGAAATTATCAAAAAAACGGGCGTGACACTGAACGGAGAACATGCCGTCAATGGCCGGAGTGAGGAAAAGTTTGCTTTGATGGCTGCCAGCGGAGAGTATCCTGACCTAGTCTATCCCAAAAACGATGTCGGTAAGCTGGTCGATGCCGGGGCACTCATTGACTTAACCGACCTGATTGATAAATACGGCCCCAATATCAAGAAAGTGTACGGAGACTATTTTAACCGTATAAAATATAGCCATGACGACCCTGCCATCTATACCATTCCGACAAATTTAGGCGTAGATCACATCGCATTTGACGCACAAGCCGGGTTCGAAATCCAGCATCAGGCGCTGGAGAAGCTCGGCTATCCGAAAATTCGCACAGTTCAGGATTTTGAAAAAGCACTCAAGGACTATGTAGCCCTATATCCCACCACTAACGGTCAACCTACCATCCCCCTCTCCCTGGATGCCGAAGATTGGAAAATTCAAATTACCGTAACAAATCCGGCAGTTACCGCTACAGGCGGACCGGACGATGGAGAGTATTATATCGATCCCAAGACACGTAAAGCCATTCTCCACTACAAACGCCCGGAGGAACGGGAATATTTTCGCTGGCTGAATCATATGTACAACGAAGGACTGCTGGATAAGGATACTTTTGTGCAAAAAAGCGATCAATACAAGTCCAAAATCGCCGCAGGTCGTGTGATTGGACTCATTGATCAGGAGTGGAACTATCAGGATGCCGAAAACGCGCTCAAAGCGTCGGGCAAGGATGAATTTACCTACGCGCATTTCCCGGTTACGTTAAGCGAGAAATACAAGGATCATTCCCTCCAGCCGCTCGGCTTTGATGCTGCATACGGGATCGGAATTACGACCTCGTGCAAAAATCCCGTGCGTGCCATCAAGTTTCTGGATTTTCTGGCCTCCGACGAAGGACAGATTTTGCGCAACTGGGGAATCGAAGGCCAGCATTACAATGTAGAGAACGGCAAACGGGTTATTCCGCCCGATGTGCAGCAACGTAAAAACACCGATAATTCCGCCTTTATGAGAGAGTCGGGCATCGGTTTGTACTGGATATGGGGGCCGCATTACGGTGACGGCATCAAGGACCCTTCCGGCAACTACTATACGACGAACTATCCAGAGATGATTACTGAAAATTACAGCCGGGCCGAAAAAAAATCACTGCAAGCCTACAATGCTCGAACGTGGAAGGACCTGTTCCCGAACGAAAAGGATTTTCCGGTGAAAGAATGGGGCGCCGCCTACAACATGCCCGTTCCGACCAATACAAACTACAATGTCATTTATCAGAAGTCGCAGGACATTGTGCGCAAACGGATTCCCGAAGCTGTACTCGCCAAGCCCGATCAATTTGATGCTATCTATGACCGCATGCTCCAAGAGCTGGATCAGGCAGGTGTGCCGAAGGCTGAAGAAATCTACACCGGACTGATCCAAAATCGGCTTAAGCTGTGGAACGCGGAAAAATAA
- a CDS encoding LacI family DNA-binding transcriptional regulator, producing MRGKVTLQEIADAAGVSKFAVSRALSGKPGVSEETRAVLVKLAAQMGYFRNHPKTTGVEPRDTDAGEWSGTVLVLFPNIRHQNRESRYWGPVFEGISERLNGKGMNMLTLTEPSTEDMFALLNPEAIRGIITVGSISTSILLNIYRMSIPVVMVDHWDAAFLSDTVFTDNRTCMSELMRNVLCRGYTRFQFVGNIDDAHSFSERWEAFRSTLELGGIGLKQNRALLHMGAQKLAEELDKLTEDELPEMFVCVNDVTAGHVVDALKRKGIDVPRRCGVTGFDDTSEQMPIYATVRVDKELLGMRAVDQLLWRITNPDSPVEKKLLHAELVVREGYAPRLSQGKDDHEHPISTITYS from the coding sequence ATGCGTGGAAAAGTAACGTTGCAGGAAATTGCGGATGCGGCTGGTGTTTCAAAGTTCGCTGTTTCGCGTGCATTGTCCGGCAAGCCCGGAGTAAGTGAGGAAACGAGGGCAGTGTTGGTCAAGCTGGCTGCCCAGATGGGCTATTTTCGCAATCATCCAAAGACAACGGGGGTGGAACCTCGGGACACGGATGCCGGGGAATGGTCGGGAACTGTGCTGGTGTTATTTCCAAATATACGGCACCAGAATAGAGAATCCAGGTATTGGGGTCCTGTGTTTGAAGGCATTTCTGAGCGCTTGAATGGAAAGGGAATGAACATGCTGACGTTAACGGAGCCTTCAACAGAGGATATGTTTGCTTTGCTGAATCCAGAAGCGATCAGGGGCATTATTACGGTAGGGTCGATTTCTACTTCTATATTGCTGAATATTTATCGGATGAGCATTCCGGTCGTTATGGTGGATCATTGGGATGCTGCGTTTTTAAGCGATACGGTGTTTACAGATAACCGCACATGTATGTCTGAGCTCATGAGAAATGTGCTGTGCAGGGGCTATACCCGCTTTCAATTTGTTGGAAATATCGACGATGCTCACAGCTTCTCTGAACGTTGGGAAGCTTTTCGCTCCACATTGGAGCTTGGAGGAATAGGATTAAAGCAAAATAGAGCCTTGCTCCACATGGGTGCGCAGAAGCTTGCCGAGGAATTGGACAAGCTGACCGAGGATGAATTGCCAGAGATGTTTGTATGTGTGAATGATGTGACTGCCGGGCACGTGGTGGATGCGCTCAAACGAAAGGGAATTGACGTCCCGAGGCGCTGTGGAGTGACCGGTTTTGACGATACGAGCGAGCAGATGCCGATTTATGCTACGGTTAGAGTGGATAAGGAGCTTTTGGGCATGCGTGCGGTGGATCAATTGCTATGGCGCATAACCAACCCGGATTCCCCCGTCGAGAAAAAGCTTCTGCACGCGGAACTGGTCGTACGAGAGGGGTATGCGCCGCGGCTCAGTCAGGGTAAGGATGATCATGAACACCCGATAAGTACAATCACATATAGTTGA